Within Acinetobacter sp. LoGeW2-3, the genomic segment TCATGATGTTTCTCCTAATCATTGAAGCGAGCGGTGATTCGCTCAAATGATAGAGCCATCTGTAAAATTTAAACTGAGCATGGGTAGCACTAGCTTTAATTCACTTTTTGTACCGATTGCTTCAGTTCATTTTGAATGCTGTTCGTAGGTATAACATTCTCCTGATGAACTTCTTCTGAGTTATAGAACTCATCAATCACATCCAAACCCTCTTCCACATCCATCTCAAATAGTGCATTGGCAAAGCCTTGTCGAGCAGTCTGATCGAGCCCATCCTGACTAAACCCTGCCTGCTGCATTTGATTGTGCAACTCTTTCGCTGTATGAATCGCCTCTTTTAAACTCACTCCTTCTCTTAGTGTTAAATCCACGTAGTAAACAGGTTGACGATAACTCTGCGTTGTACTTTTACCACGTAAGGTTAGCTGTAACGGTAGACATGAAAGTAATCCATTCGAAGCGGCATGGTAGTAGCTTAACCTCGCAGCCAAGGTCCGAATGCTATTAAAGCCCGTGGTTCTAAAAATGAATGTGCCAAACTCATCCGACTCATCAAGATTCACATGCAAACGTCCATAAGGTTTACAGTTGCCGCCTTGTGCCAAAGAACATAAATCTGGTGAAGGACATGGATGCTGCTCTACCCCTTGGCTAGTAATACGCTGACAGGTCTGACCATCTCCAACACATATAGGTCGTCCAGTCTGTCGATCAAATAAACTGTACTCTGCGCGTAAGTTCAGATCAGGATCATTGAAGATCATACGTACAGGGATTGTTCTTAGTTTTTGATTTGGTGCATTGGCACGTAGCTGTTCATCAAGTGGATGTTTGACCCAACCGTCTTTGTTTTGAATTTGGGAGGTAATAGTGAATTGATCATCCTTTTCAGGCAGACGTTTGCCGTACTTTTCCACCACTCGACCAATACTGATGCGACCTAAAATAGGTGGTGTAATCGCTAAACCTTTAATCATGGCTATTATCCTTTTTTCTTTCTTTACAGAATTGACTGTTCTATAGAGCACTCTTTTCCTCTATCCCACCTTGCACACAATAAAAATCACAAAGCGAAAATATTGGTTGTAGGAAAATGGATGTGCATTTAAGCAAAGCTGCCCAAACGCCCTTTCTTCACTCGGTGTTGAAGGGGCAGATCGGTCGGCTTTGCACGTTTTTTGTTTTGAGGGGAAGGATTCAATCGGTATAGATATTGAATCGACGGCTACCTGCTTTGGGCAGTGGATAGAGCTCAATCAGATCAGGCTGATGCTGAAGTAAAGCTTTGGTGTTCAGCCCCATACTGTCTTGTGCTTTTTTCCAGACGACTGAACCATTTAAGAACGTTGCTCGCTCCGCATCTTTCATCAACATCTGGATTTCATGTTTGAGCTGATTGAAGTTCTGCTGATGTTCATCTATCTGCCTCTTCTCTTGAATAAGCTGATCGAAGTACTGATTGGCTGTTATATCCTGGCTCAGATCTTCAGTAGTTAAAGGCACATGTTGGGGGTAAAGCACTTGAATGGCTTTAGCAGCTGATTCACTGGCATCAACAGATGGTGGAATGTCTTTTTCCACACATTCCCAAAAGTAGCGTTCAGCATTGGTGATGTGCTCTATCACTGACTCAGAACGTGTCACTTTAAAGATCTTGGTTTCATGCCCACAGAGTAAGACACAAACATGAGCTGCCTGTTTTCCTGTGACTGCCAATTGATGTTGAACTTGGCACAGTACATATAGAGGTACACCATCACGCCAAAGCTTAGCGCCATGTTCTCCTGCTGTTTTACATTCAAGAATCTGTACTTCATCACTGCCCACTACGGAGTAATCTAAGTTTGCCAACATGAAATGTTTGTCAGGATCTGGATGTTGCAACACTGCATTGATCCGTCTGACTTTATGGTTGGTATGCAGACTATAGAACTCAGCGACTAAAGGTTCGAGCTGCTTACCCCAATATAGTGGTGCAAGACCTGAACTTTCATCTTCAATACTTTGAGGCTGCCTCCCTGTTTTAATCAACCATAGTTCAAGCATCGACATATAGGGATTTAAGCCACATGCTGTGGCTGCATCACTACTGCCAATGCCTTGCTTACGTACATTTAACCAAGTCTCATAGTCCATACCTTTGGTATTTATTAGACGTTTGGCAGTTGTGCTTTTTCGAGCGAGTCCTTTATCAGAGGGTGATAGTGGAATTGGAGCTTTTAAGCTATTCAGTTGATTCAATGTTGTTTGTTGCATAGTGCTTCCTTATTAATATTCTGATCTGTAGAAATTTTCCGCATAAAAAAACCATGCATGACTTGAGTCATGCATGGCTTCAATAGGCGTTATTTCGAAGGGCTGTAAAAGGTAAAGTGGTATAAAGGCTGTCAGCGTTAGCTCATTTTAATCTCTAACGGATAAAGCTCAATGCTTGTTCTAGCCCGCGCTGTTTGAGGTTAGCTCCAGCCCCAAACCAAGCAGAATCAAGACGATGATCCTTACTCATCGAACGTCGTTCATGATCCACATATTCCGTGATGGTACAGAGCAGTCCATAAGCAGTATCTTTGGCAGATGAAAGATCTGCGCCACGTCCTTGCCCGTTAAACATTGTCATAGCTTTAGCCATTGCTCGTGCATTCGGTTCAGACTTAGCTTTCTGCTGATCCGCGACATTACGATAGAACTGCACAATGTTTTCTTCTGCATCTAAACCTGACATATTGCTATTGTTAAACACTGCATCAAAGTAAGCAGCGGCTTCGAGCTGCGTGACTTTACGCTGTGTCAGTTGCTTCATTTCATACGTATGCTCATCCCATTGACTAGCAGAAATACCCAACTGTTGTTTGATCTTCATCGCATCAAACTTGGTACTGTGTGGGACCTTCACCATGCCTGCTTGAGCTGATCCACCTTTAAACGCAATCGCCAAAGTGTTATTACACACAACACGAATAGAGGTGAATTGAGCAGTGGTTGCAAGCGTGCCATCACATGCCGTTGCCAACAAGATATAGCCATTACTGACATCCTTACCTTTTAGTATGCTGCTTTGTCCTGTCCGAGCCAAAGCCCAGAACTTCTTCCCACCTTTTAATACACCTGCGGTTTCTAGCTCAAAGCCTGCTTGCTCAGTCAGATCACGATAGAACTCCAGCACCTCCATCGGCTGCACTTCTTGATAGCGTTGACTAACAATGGAAAGTGGTACATGCGTATCAGAACGATATAAAACACGCTGTTCATCAAAAGGCATGATGATGCTTTGCCCACGTGTATTTTGTGCCATATAACTGACATTGGATGATTCAATACGCCAATCCATACCTGCCTGCTCTGCCCAGACTTCGATAGGTTGATGAGGGCTCAGTTGATTACCAAGACCATGCCAAGGGGTCTCACCTACATAGGCCATTTGTTCGACTTGATGTGCCATGATTTTATTCCTCACATTTCATGTATTTTTTTACTGGATCGTGCGTATGGTTGGATCTATTTGCATTTGGCAATGGTTGCAACGATATATAGGGATTGAATGTGAGACCTTAGGAGACTCTGGCTCATCAAGGACAAACATAAAAACCCCACCGATAACAGCTCCAGCAATAGCACCTATGATTGGAGGTACATTCAAACTCTTTGACACACTTGCACCTAATGCTGCCATGGTTGCAGGTGAAATCATTGAGCTAGTTAAAACATTGGCAGATAAAGCTTGACTCGGTTCAAGCAAGTGAATGTCACTTGAGTGACAAAAAGGACATTGCTGCATCATAAAAACTCCACATACAAAAAAGCCTGCGCAAGGCAGGCCGTTCATTCTTGAATGAAACTCAAAACTTTGAGCTCATGAAT encodes:
- a CDS encoding DUF932 domain-containing protein: MAHQVEQMAYVGETPWHGLGNQLSPHQPIEVWAEQAGMDWRIESSNVSYMAQNTRGQSIIMPFDEQRVLYRSDTHVPLSIVSQRYQEVQPMEVLEFYRDLTEQAGFELETAGVLKGGKKFWALARTGQSSILKGKDVSNGYILLATACDGTLATTAQFTSIRVVCNNTLAIAFKGGSAQAGMVKVPHSTKFDAMKIKQQLGISASQWDEHTYEMKQLTQRKVTQLEAAAYFDAVFNNSNMSGLDAEENIVQFYRNVADQQKAKSEPNARAMAKAMTMFNGQGRGADLSSAKDTAYGLLCTITEYVDHERRSMSKDHRLDSAWFGAGANLKQRGLEQALSFIR
- a CDS encoding YqaJ viral recombinase family protein, whose amino-acid sequence is MQQTTLNQLNSLKAPIPLSPSDKGLARKSTTAKRLINTKGMDYETWLNVRKQGIGSSDAATACGLNPYMSMLELWLIKTGRQPQSIEDESSGLAPLYWGKQLEPLVAEFYSLHTNHKVRRINAVLQHPDPDKHFMLANLDYSVVGSDEVQILECKTAGEHGAKLWRDGVPLYVLCQVQHQLAVTGKQAAHVCVLLCGHETKIFKVTRSESVIEHITNAERYFWECVEKDIPPSVDASESAAKAIQVLYPQHVPLTTEDLSQDITANQYFDQLIQEKRQIDEHQQNFNQLKHEIQMLMKDAERATFLNGSVVWKKAQDSMGLNTKALLQHQPDLIELYPLPKAGSRRFNIYTD
- a CDS encoding hydrolase or metal-binding protein, with protein sequence MIKGLAITPPILGRISIGRVVEKYGKRLPEKDDQFTITSQIQNKDGWVKHPLDEQLRANAPNQKLRTIPVRMIFNDPDLNLRAEYSLFDRQTGRPICVGDGQTCQRITSQGVEQHPCPSPDLCSLAQGGNCKPYGRLHVNLDESDEFGTFIFRTTGFNSIRTLAARLSYYHAASNGLLSCLPLQLTLRGKSTTQSYRQPVYYVDLTLREGVSLKEAIHTAKELHNQMQQAGFSQDGLDQTARQGFANALFEMDVEEGLDVIDEFYNSEEVHQENVIPTNSIQNELKQSVQKVN